A genome region from Drosophila simulans strain w501 chromosome 2R, Prin_Dsim_3.1, whole genome shotgun sequence includes the following:
- the LOC6733209 gene encoding probable cytochrome P450 6w1, with the protein MLLLLLLGSLTIVFYIWQRRTLSFWARHGVKYIRPLPILGCTREFLTARVPFFEQIQKFHEAPGFEKEPFVGVYMTHRPALVIRDLDLIKTVMIKKFQYFNNRALQTDPHNDALGYNNLFFARSPAWKELRTKISPAFTSGKIKQMYPLMVKIGKNLEDSAERLGSGSEVQVKDLCARFTTDLIATIAFGVEANALQDAKSEFFYHNRAIFSLTLSRGIDFAIIFMIPALASLARVKLFSRETTKFIRSSINFVLKERERTGEKRNDLIDILLALKREAAANPEKLSKVVDLDYLVAQAAIFQTAGFETSSSTMTLTLYELAKNEALQDRLRQEIVDFFGDEDHISYERIQEMPYLSQVVNETLRKYPIVGYIERECSQPAEGERFNLEPFHNMELPHGMSIYMSTLAVHRDPQYWPDPEKFDPERFSSSNRENLNMDAYMPFGVGPRNCIGMRLGLLQSKLGLVHMLRNHRIHMCDKTIRKIEWAATSPVIASKHDIVLRLEKVSGNNDVGQKLSMK; encoded by the exons atgttgctactgctgcttcTCGGTTCATTAACCATCGTCTTCTATATCTGGCAGAGGCGTACCTTATCCTTTTGGGCCCGCCATGGAGTGAAATACATCCGCCCGTTGCCCATTTTAGGCTGCACCCGCGAGTTCTTGACCGCAAGAGTGCCCTTCTTCGAGCAGATCCAAAAATTCCACGAAGCGCCTGGCTTCGAGAAGGAGCCCTTCGTTGGAGTCTACATGACCCATCGTCCGGCACTTGTCATTCGCGACCTAGACCTGATCAAGACGGTGATGATCAAGAAGTTTCAATACTTCAACAACCGCGCCCTGCAAACTGACCCGCACAACGACGCGCTTGGCTACAACAACCTCTTCTTTGCACGAAGCCCAGCTTGGAAAGAATTGCGCACAAAGATCTCTCCGGCTTTTACGTCTGGCAAGATCAAGCAAATGTATCCTCTGATGGTGAAG ATTGGAAAAAACCTGGAGGACAGCGCCGAGCGTCTAGGCAGTGGTTCGGAGGTCCAAGTGAAGGATCTGTGCGCCCGGTTCACCACTGACCTGATAGCGACCATTGCCTTCGGCGTAGAGGCCAACGCTTTGCAGGACGCCAAGAGCGAGTTCTTCTACCACAATAGGGCTATATTTTCGCTGACCTTGAGCAGGGGCATTGACTTTGccattatttttatgatccCGGCTCTGGCGTCACTGGCCCGTGTGAAACTCTTTTCTAGGGAAACCACTAAGTTCATCCGGTCCAGCATCAACTTCGTTCTAAAGGAGCGCGAAAGGACAGGCGAGAAGCGAAACGACCTCATCGACATCCTTCTAGCCCTAAAGCGCGAGGCTGCTGCCAATCCGGAGAAGCTGTCGAAGGTAGTTGACTTGGACTACTTAGTTGCCCAGGCAGCTATTTTTCAGACCGCCGGATTTGAAACTAGCTCGTCCACAATGACGCTGACGCTTTacgagctggccaagaacgAGGCTCTGCAGGACCGTCTGCGGCAGGAGATCGTTGACTTCTTCGGTGACGAGGACCATATAAGCTATGAGCGTATCCAGGAGATGCCCTACCTATCTCAGGTTGTCAACGAGACACTCCGCAAGTACCCGATCGTGGGCTATATAGAACGAGAGTGCTCTCAGCCGGCGGAGGGTGAGCGCTTTAACCTCGAACCATTCCACAACATGGAGCTGCCGCACGGCATGTCCATTTACATGTCCACTTTGGCCGTTCATCGTGACCCCCAGTACTGGCCGGACCCCGAGAAGTTCGATCCGGAGCGCTTCAGTTCGAGCAACCGCGAAAATCTTAACATGGACGCATACATGCCGTTTGGAGTTGGTCCGCGAAACTGCATTGGCATGCGGTTGGGTCTGCTTCAGTCCAAGCTTGGACTTGTGCATATGCTGCGCAACCACCGGATCCACATGTGCGATAAAACCATCAGGAAGATCGAGTGGGCTGCAACTAGCCCGGTTATTGCCTCAAAGCACGATATTGTCCTTCGATTGGAGAAGGTTTCCGGGAACAACGATGTCGGGCAAAAGTTGTCAATGAAATAG
- the LOC6733213 gene encoding patched domain-containing protein 3 translates to MPCGISCVDKTLNKSFYHLGICIAKHPGYFIIIPVLLTLLCMTGYQQLKYQIDPEYLFSPIAGEGKTERAIVEQYFKVNYTHRFNVGRITRPGRFGRVIVITKDGDENMIRREVFQELRQLDNIIQNATTTYDGDTYTYKDNCARWENECFENDILNLDALMDDIEAGQLNLTFPFMFNPVTWDAHLFPVFFGGTKLTEDNYVISVPAIQLVYFVTADTKRQDAKGAEWEETFLRVVGNAENSGQFKHISVSYFASRTLDHELEKNTKTVVPYFSSTFLLMGLFSIITCMMGDSVRSKPFLGLMGNVSAIMATLAAFGLAMYCGIEFIGINLAAPFLMIGIGIDDTFVMLAGWRRTKAKMPVAERMGLMMSEAAVSITITSVTDFISFLIGIISPFRSVRIFCTYSVFAVCFTFLWHITFFAACMAISGYRERKNLHSIFGCRVQPMSVAIKEKRNFLYKAIMAGGIDANDPDNPIDNKDHMLMAFFKDKMAAVINNKWCKAIIILAFASYLVGACYGITQIKEGLERRKLSREDSYSVEFFDREDDYYREFPYRMQVIIAGPLNYSDPLVQEQVENLTSTLEHTSYVTSRRYTESWLRSFLSFLERNNELLNVTVDDEQTFIDAVKEHWLFPGNPFSLDVRFNEDETQIIASRFLIQAVNITDTNHEKEMVRDLRQICKDSPLNASIFHPYFVFFDQFELVRPVSLQAMVIGAIIMMIISFVFIPNILCSLWVAFSVISIELGVAGYMALWDVNLDSISMINLIMCIGFSVDFTAHICYTYMSSKKRSPKARVREALHSLGLPIIQGSSSTILGIVALLLAQSYIFLVFFKMVFLVIFFGAMHGLFLLPVLLSLFGPGSCLTWTGKDDGSDAEVDEGLDDRQLEKPFSQSYYMQYPSIGINGPYGSKGFLGAPYKAYGVDEKDLGLGTSGEDSSESSSSRSQHRQQAAATEEEVVVRESPTRRYDDGWRRSSYQNIYGQGAAQFQAQPDLYGKQVSATEWRQRLDSHEQQQRQRQRRSPFENYRQDVEIDMQRARRNSHGDVIDLHGTPNSSVEERFRRRGEPFSAESGDDSSYRHQQIMAMPAAGSAPSAKRYHRRRSSEDSTSRHQRWPANIEERRARRAHSPAHNRPETALTSYAYRSSSHHNLYQPNGKSSKYPPTYQYGDYYH, encoded by the exons ATGCCGTGTGGTATTTCGTGTGTCGATAAGACACTGAATAAATCGTTTTACCATCTGGGAATATGCATAGCCAAACATCCTGGATATTTTATTATCATTCCTGTGCTGCTGACGCTGCTCTGCATGACTGG TTACCAGCAGCTGAAGTACCAAATTGATCCCGAGTATTTATTCTCGCCGATTGCGGGGGAGGGAAAGACTGAGCGTGCCATCGTTGAGCAATACTTCAAAGTGAATTACACGCACCGCTTTAACGTCGGACGCATTACGAGGCCCG GTCGCTTCGGGCGAGTCATTGTGATAACGAAGGATGGCGACGAAAATATGATCCGCCGCGAGGTGTTCCAGGAGCTGCGGCAGCTGGACAACATCATCCAAAATGCTACAACCACCTATGATGGTGATACCTATACGTACAAGGACAACTGTGCTCGCTGGGAGAACGAGTGCTTCGAGAACGATATCCTCAATTTGGATGCGCTGATGGATGAT ATTGAAGCGGGTCAACTGAATTTGACATTTCCTTTCATGTTTAATCCAGTCACGTGGGATGCGCACTTGTTTCCTGTCTTTTTTGGCGGCACCAAGCTGACCGAGGACAATTATGTGATCAGTGTTCCGGCCATTCAGTTGGTGTATTTCGTCACCGCAGACACCAAAAGGCAGGATGCCAA GGGTGCCGAGTGGGAGGAGACTTTCCTGCGGGTGGTTGGCAACGCAGAGAATTCGGGACAGTTCAAGCACATCTCGGTCTCATATTTCGCCTCCCGCACGTTGGACCACGAGCTCGAGAAGAACACGAAGACTGTGGTGCCCTACTTCAGCTCAACGTTTCTGCTGATGGGTCTGTTTAG CATCATCACCTGCATGATGGGTGATTCAGTTCGCTCGAAACCCTTCCTGGGGCTCATGGGCAACGTCTCGGCCATTATGGCCACCCTGGccgcttttggcctggctaTGTACTGCGGCATTGAGTTCATTGGCATCAATCTCGCTGCTCCCTTCCTGATGATCG GCATTGGCATCGACGACACTTTTGTAATGCTGGCGGGTTGGCGGCGCACCAAGGCCAAAATGCCGGTCGCGGAGCGAATGGGTCTTATGATGTCCGAGGCGGCTGTGTCGATCACCATCACCTCGGTGACCGACTTCATTTCGTTCCTGATCGGCATTATTAGCCCCTTCCGATCGGTCAGGATCTTCTGCACGTACTCGGTGTTCGCCGTTTGCTTCACGTTCCTGTGGCACATCACTTTCTTCGCCGCCTGCATGGCCATTTCGGGCTACAGGGAGCGAAAGAATTTGCATTCCATTTTCGGCTGCCGTGTACAGCCAATGTCTGTTGCAATCAAAG AAAAGCGCAACTTCCTCTACAAAGCGATCATGGCTGGTGGCATAGACGCTAACGATCCCGACAATCCCATCGACAACAAGGACCACATGCTGATGGCGTTCTTCAAGGACAAGATGGCTGCAGTAATCAACAACAAGTGGTGCAAGGCGATCATCATTCTGGCCTTTGCAAGCTATTTAGTTGGCGCCTGCTACGGAATCACCCAAATAAAGGAGGGTCTCGAACGACGAAAGCTCTCCCGGGAAGACTCCTACTCGGTGGAGTTCTTTGATCGCGAGGACGACTACTATCGCGAGTTCCCATACAGAATGCAG GTAATTATTGCTGGCCCGTTAAACTACTCGGATCCTCTAGTGCAGGAGCAAGTGGAGAACCTGACCAGCACCCTGGAACATACCTCGTACGTAACCTCTAGGCGCTACACAGAGTCCTGGCTACGCTCGTTCCTCTCATTCTTGGAGCGCAACAATGAGCTCCTTAATGTTACCGTGGACGACGAGCAAACATTCATTGATGCCGTGAAGGAGCACTGGCTGTTCCCTGGTAATCCCTTCTCCCTGGATGTGCGCTTCAACGAGGACGAAACCCAAATTATTGCCTCGCGGTTTCTCATTCAAGCGGTCAACATCACAGATACCAATCACGAAAAAGAGATGGTTCGGGATCTGCGACAGATCTGCAAGGACTCTCCGCTGAATGCCTCGATATTCCATCCATATTTCGTGTTCTTTGATCAGTTCGAATTGGTGAGACCGGTTTCACTCCAGGCAATGGTGATCGGAGCCATCATCATGATGATCATCTCCTTTGTTTTTATCCCTAATATACTTTGCTCCTTGTGGGTGGCCTTCTCGGTCATCTCAATAGAGCTGGGCGTTGCAGGATACATGGCCTTGTGGGACGTTAACCTGGACTCCATTTCGATGATCAATTTGATCATGTGTATTGGCTTCTCAGTGGACTTCACCGCTCACATCTGCTACACATACATGTCCTCGAAAAAGCGCAGTCCCAAGGCACGAGTCCGAGAAGCGCTGCACTCCCTGGGTCTGCCAATTATCCAGGGCTCCAGCTCAACCATTCTGGGCATTGTGGCCCTTCTGCTGGCCCAGAGCTACATCTTCCTGGTCTTCTTCAAGATGGTGTTTTTGGTGATTTTCTTCGGCGCCATGCACGGCCTTTTCCTGCTGCCTGTGCTACTTTCGCTCTTCGGACCCGGATCTTGTCTTACCTGGACGGGAAAGGACGATGGTAGCGACGCAGAGGTAGACGAGGGCCTGGACGACCGTCAGCTGGAAAAGCCCTTTTCACAGTCGTATTACATGCAATACCCTAGCATTGGCATCAACGGCCCATATGGCTCGAAAGGCTTCCTGGGAGCCCCGTACAAGGCCTACGGTGTGGACGAGAAGGATCTAGGACTGGGCACCTCTGGTGAGGACTCGTCGGAGAGCAGCTCAAGCCGATCGCAGCACCGGCAGCAGGCAGCCGCCACAGAGGAGGAGGTTGTGGTACGTGAGTCTCCGACGCGGAGGTACGACGACGGCTGGCGTCGCTCCTCCTACCAGAACATTTATGGACAGGGAGCAGCACAGTTTCAGGCCCAACCCGATCTGTACGGCAAGCAGGTTTCGGCAACCGAGTGGCGCCAGCGTTTGGATTcccacgagcagcagcagcgccagcggCAGCGGAGAAGTCCGTTTGAAAACTACCGCCAGGATGTGGAGATTGACATGCAGAGGGCGCGACGTAACTCGCACGGCGACGTTATCGATCTGCATGGAACACCCAACTCCTCCGTTGAGGAGCGATTTCGACGACGGGGAGAGCCCTTCAGTGCGGAAAGTGGGGACGACAGCAGCTACCGTCATCAACAGATAATGGCTATGCCAGCCGCTGGATCCGCTCCTTCAGCTAAGCGGTATCACCGACGACGATCCTCAGAGGATTCGACCAGCCGACACCAGCGATGGCCGGCAAACATCGAGGAGCGGAGGGCACGACGCGCTCACTCGCCTGCCCACAACCGCCCAGAGACTGCCTTGACCAGCTACGCCTACCGCTCCTCCTCGCACCATAATCTTTACCAGCCGAACGGGAAGTCTTCGAAGTATCCGCCCACTTACCAGTATGGCGACTACTACCATTGA
- the LOC6733211 gene encoding C-type lectin 37Da, translating to MRSLFLVCLVFGSAWSLPESDLSPTSPAPGNDTVDEPQLPAFSPFSLRDGRFAIGAFAQVNWFQAQATCAAYGYTLVSITSEQDQRSLRNFLFTYARNEQELLTDPLWTSGTDLASDNNWVWFSKGRVVNYRNFQNGLPGYSSDNRHCLGINGINGLWVNENCSELRYFVCEKRCQFDDDVN from the coding sequence ATGCGTTCCCTATTCCTGGTCTGTTTGGTCTTCGGCTCCGCTTGGTCCCTGCCAGAATCGGACCTCTCACCAACATCCCCAGCTCCCGGGAACGACACCGTCGATGAGCCCCAGCTGCCCGCCTTCTCGCCATTTAGTCTGCGCGATGGCAGGTTCGCCATAGGCGCCTTCGCCCAAGTGAACTGGTTCCAGGCCCAGGCCACCTGTGCCGCCTATGGGTACACGCTCGTAAGCATTACATCCGAGCAGGATCAGCGCAGTCTGCGCAACTTCCTCTTCACCTACGCCCGGAACGAGCAGGAACTGCTGACCGATCCGCTCTGGACCTCGGGCACCGACCTGGCCAGTGACAACAACTGGGTGTGGTTCAGCAAGGGGCGCGTCGTCAACTACCGCAACTTCCAGAACGGACTACCGGGCTACTCCAGCGATAATCGCCACTGCCTTGGCATCAACGGCATCAACGGACTCTGGGTGAACGAGAATTGCTCAGAGCTTCGCTACTTCGTTTGCGAGAAGCGTTGCCAGTTCGATGACGACGTAAACTAA
- the LOC6733212 gene encoding rheacalcin-2: protein MVAILFTICSLPFLVIASSHINSTDLTFHQKCNPLLQCNAYFSVAGFAEVSWLEANYICNRVGAVLATVRNEEQHQLMLHYVNRKERIFGNRTFWLGATNLVDRSYFWTWMSTGIPVTYAQWSRREPKSDRTGQDACLVLGTDNLWHSEPCQRKHNFICENVCQLNYSAQDKRVYI, encoded by the exons ATGGTTGCCATACTGTTTACTATCTGTAGCTTACCTTTCTTGGTAATAGCATCCAGCCACATCAACAGTACCGATTTGACTTTTCATCAAAAGTGCAATCCGCTTCTTCAGTGCAATGCATATTTTTCAGTGGCGGGTTTTGCTGAA GTAAGCTGGCTTGAAGCTAACTATATATGCAATAGAGTTGGAGCAGTCCTAGCTACTGTCAGAAATGAGGAGCAGCATCAGCTAATGCTTCACTACGTCAACAGGAAAG AACGGATATTTGGAAACAGAACCTTTTGGTTGGGCGCCACAAACCTGGTCGATCGGAGCTATTTCTGGACCTGGATGAGCACTGGCATTCCCGTGACCTACGCACAATGGAGCAGGAGAGAGCCCAAGTCTGATCGAACAGGTCAAGACGCCTGCCTCGTCTTGGGAACGGACAATCTCTGGCATAGTGAACCCTGTCAACGGaaacataatttcatttgcgaaaatgtttgccagcTAAATTATTCAGCGCAAGACAAGagagtatatatttaa